One Variibacter gotjawalensis genomic window, CCGATCGTGCCGTCGAGCGTGATGTAGTTGAGGTCGAACTTCGACGCTTCGATTTCCTTCTCGTCTTCTTCCGTCAGGTCGCGCAGCTCGACGATATCCGGGTGACGATAGAGCGCGTTCGAGTCGAAGCCGATCTTGGCGTCGAGGCACAGCAGCTTCTGATCCTTGGTGATGACCAGCGGGTTGATCTCGAGCATCGCCATGTCTTTGGCGACGAACGCTGTATAGAGCTGTTCGATCAGCTTGCCGGCCTGTTTGGCGAGATCGCCCGTGAGTCCGAGTGTCTGCGCAAGAGCGCGGCCGTGATGCGGCATGATACCGGTCGCCGGATCGACGACGATCTGCACGATCTTCTCGGGCGTGTCATGCGCGACTTGCTCGATGTCCATGCCGCCTTCGGTCGATGCGACGAAGGCGATCTTCGAAGTCTCGCGGTCGACGAGCGCCGAGAGATAGAACTCCTTCTCGATCGACGAACCGTCTTCGACGTAGAGGCGGCGGACTTCCTTGCCGGCCGGCCCCGTCTGCTTGGTGACGAGCGTGAGGCCCAGCATGCGCTGCGCTTCCTTCTCGACGTCCTCGATCGATTTGACGACCTTGACGCCGCCCGCTTTGCCGCGACCGCCGGCGTGGATCTGCGCCTTTACGACGTAGACCGGGCCGGGAAGTTCCTTTGCGGCCTTGATGGCTTCGGCCACCGTGAAGGCCGGGATGCCGCGCGCGACCGGGACCCCGAACTCACGCAGAACTTGCTTGGCTTGATACTCGTGGATGTTCATCTCGGGTCCCCTTCAATTCCTCATGGCACTGACGCGTGCCCAATCACGTGACCTCACCTCTCCCATGGGGAGAGGTCGACGCGCTTTAGCGCGGCGGATGAGGGGATTGTGCCCACCGAGGCCGTAACCCCTCACCCGGATTTCGTTTCGTCCGACCTCTCCCCATGGGAGAGGTGGACCGAGTGCGCGGCGCCCCTACGGCGCCAGCAGCTTACTTCGCCAGATCGGGCGAGACCTTCTTGCAGGCCTCGACGAGACCTTGCACGGAGTCGACCGACTTCTTGAACATCTCCTGCTCGGGTTTGGCGAGCGAGATCTCGACGACGCGCTCGACACCCTTCTCGCCGATCACGCACGGGACGCCGACGTAAAGATCCTTCACGCCGTATTCGCCCGACAGATACGCGGCGCACGGCAGCACGCGCTTCTTGTCCTTGAGATAGCTCTCCGCCATCTGAATGGCCGATGCAGCCGGAGCATAGAACGCCGAGCCGGTCTTGAGCAGGTTGACGATTTCGCCGCCGCCCTTGCGCGTGCGGTCGACGATCGCGTCCAATTTCGCCTGCGTGGTCCAGCCCATCTTGACGAGGTCCGGCAGCGGAATGCCGGCAACTGTCGAGTAGCGTACCAGCGGCACCATGTCGTCGCCGTGACCGCCGAGAACGAAGGCCGTCACGTCTTCGACCGAGACGTTGAATTCGTCGGCGAGGAAGTAGCGGAAGCGAGCCGAGTCGAGAACGCCGGCCATGCCGACGACCATGTTGCGCGGCAGGCCGCTCGACTTCTGCAGCGCCCACACCATCGCGTCGAGCGGGTTGGTGATGCAGATGACGAATGCGTTCGGTGCATACTTTTTGATGCCGGCGCCGACCTGATCCATGACCTTGAGGTTGATGCCGATGAGATCGTCGCGGCTCATGCCCGGCTTGCGCGGCACGCCGGCCGTGACGATGCAGACGTCGGCGTCTTTGATTTCTTCGTAGCCGTTGGTGCCGGAAAGCTTCGCGTCGAAGCCCGAGACCGGCGACGATTCGGCGATATCGAGCGATTTGCCCTGCGGAATGCCTTCCGCAATGTCGAACATGACGACATCGCCGAGCTCTTTCAGCCCGACGAGATGAGCAAGCGTTCCGCCAATCTGGCCAGAACCGATCAGCGCGATCTTTTTACGCGGCATTGTGTGCAGAGCCCCTATCCGGATGACCGGCCGAGAATGACCGGCGCGGCACGGTTATCGCGTTGCACATAACCATTCAAGCGTACCTCTTAGGCAGGCCGTGCCGATCACGAAAAAATCGGTGCGGGCTTCGCTCCCTGGTTGCTGGCGGCGTCTCTCGGCGAGATGCATCGTGTGCCCTCACCAATCGCGCCTTCTGATATACATTATGCCAGCGTAATGGGCTGTCAATTGCATTTTGATTGGTGAGCTTGCTGCGCCGCAGCGTGTAAGCCGCACTGCGCGGTTTTCCGAGCAGTAGCCCGGATGAGCGAGATGCGAAGCATCGATGCGACATCCGGGAATCACGCGTCCAGGATATCGCTACAGCACTCCGCGCTTCGCTCATCCGGGCTACGAACAACGCTTAAGTATCGATAACCCCGCTGCCGACATCCTTCTGCCCTTCGCGCTTGCCGTGCGGCAGCGCGAGGTATTCGTCGGAGCGCATTTCGGTCAGGCGCGAGATCGTGCGGCGGAATTCCATCTGCTCGACGCCCTCAGTCGCGAGATACAGCCCCTCGGGCTCCGCATCTGCCGACGCGACGAGCTTGGTCGATGTGTCGTAGAGCGTGTCGATTAGGGTGATGAACCGCTTCGCCTCGTTGCGATTCTCGTACCGCATGACCGGGATGCCGCTGATGATCAGCGTGTGAAACTCGTGCGCAATCTTCAAGAAGTCGGCGGCGCCGTGCGGCTTGCGGCAGAGATCGTCGAACGTGAAGCGCGCAACGCCGATCGCAGTGAGCGGCACGACAACGTCGCGGCCGTGAACCTTCAGCGTGCGCGGCTCACCCTTCTCGCCGCCCGTGAGTCTGCGCCACGCATCGTCGAGTTTGCCGTCATTCGTCTTGTCGCCCGGCACGTAATAAACCGGCGCGCCGGCAAGCTTTTCAAGACGAAAGTCCGTGCGCGAGGTGAGCCGCACGATTTCGCAATGCAGCTTCAGCAAATCGATGAACGGCAGAAACAGCGCGCGGTTGAGGCCATCGCGATAGAGATCGTCGGGATCGACGTTCGATGTCGCAACGACGACGACGCCGAGTTCGAACAAGCGTTTGAACAAACGCGCGAGGATCATCGCGTCAGCGATATCGGTGACGTGGAATTCGTCGAAGCAGAGCAGCCACGCTTCGTCGGCAAGCGCCGTCGCGAGCGGCTCGATCGGATCGTCACCCTTCACCTCGCCGCGCTTGCGCTGCTGCCGCCAGGTGTGCACGCGATCATGCACGTCGAGCATGAATTCATGGAAATGCGCGCGCCGCTTGCGCTGAATCGGGCTCGCCGCGAAGAACAAATCCATTAGCATCGTCTTGCCGCGGCCGACGTCGCCGAAAATGTAGAGGCCCTTGATGAGCTGCTGGGTATTCTCGCGGCGGCCGAACAGCCAGCCGAGCGCGGAGGATTTGCGCGCCATGCGATGTTCGGTGAGCCGCTGCTCTAGCGCCGAATACTTTGCGACCAATTGCTCCTGGGCGGGATCGCGCTCGATCTCGCCGCTCGCGATCAACGCTTCGTAGCGTCCGCGCATCGACTGCGGCGGCGGCTTGCCGGAGGGCGTGAGCACGCGATCCGGAAACGCATGCGCGCGGCCTTCGGGCGATTGCGGAGGAGGTTCTTTCGAGGGAGCCATGTGGGACAAACTTAACTGCGATGAACGTCTAGAGCGAAACGGCTTCGTTTGAAAAGCAGCGAGACCGAAATTCAGGCGGCTTCTGCGGAGCGTGGCAAATTGGCGTCGCCCCAGGCTTTCAGTGCCGCGATAACCGGCGCGAGACTGCGCCCGCGTTCCGTCAAACTATACTCCACGCGCGGCGGCACTTGCGCGAAAACTTTGCGCAGGACGAGGCCGTCGGCTTCTAGTTCGCGCAACTGCAGCGTGAGCATACGCTGCGTCACATTCGGGAGTTTGCGGCGGATCTCGTTGAAGCGCAGGGTGCCTTCGAGCAGGTGGTAGAGGATCACGCCTTTCCACTTGCCGTCGATGAGGCTGAGCGCGCCTTCGACCGGGCAGCCCGGGCTGCAGTCGAAGTTCGAATGCTTGATACGGGGCACGGTATCCTTTTTGATACTAGTGGCTGAATATGTGCGTTCTTGCGTCTTGCGAGCATAGGATGCATCTCGGCTCTGTTCAACGATCACAAGGAGCCACGCGATGCGCGCCGTCGCCTACCAAAAATCACTGCCGATCACCGACGCGAATTCGCTGCTCGATATCGATCTGCCGAAGCCGGAGCCGAAGGGCCGCGATCTTCTCGTCGAGGTCCGCGCAATCTCGGTCAATCCGGTGGATACGAAGGTGCGCATGCGGGCGCAGCCGCCGGCCGGCGAATACAAGGTGCTGGGCTGGGACGCCGCCGGTGTCGTCGTCGCGGCAGGTCCGGACGCGAAGCTGTTCAAAGCCGGCGACGAAGTCTGGTACGCGGGCGACATCTCTCGGCAAGGCACGAACGCCGAATTCCATCTTGTCGACGAACGCATTGTGGGGCCTAAACCGAAATCGCTCGACTTCGCGACCGCGGCGGCGCTGCCGCTGACCTCGATCACGGCTTACGAAATGCTGTTCGACCGTCTCGACGTGAGGCGCAAAGTGCCGGGCGGCGCGAACGCGATCCTTATCATCGGCGGCGCGGGCGGCGTCGGCTCGATCGCGATCCAGCTTGCGCGCAAACTCACGGATCTCACGATCATCGCGTCGGCGTCACGTCCCGAGACACAGGACTGGGTGAAGAAACTCGGCGCGCATCACGTCGTCGATCATCGCAAGCCGATCGCCGAACAGGTGAAGTCATTAGGGATTGGCGAGCCGTCGTTCGTGTTCTCGACGACGAACAGCGAGCAGCACATCAAGGAAGCCGCCGCATTGATCGTGCCGCAAGGACGCTACGGTTTGATCGACGATCCGAAGCAACTCGACGTGTCGGTGCTCAAGGGCAAGAGCCTATCGCTGCACTGGGAGGCGATGTTCGCACGCGCGCTCTTCAAGACCGCCGACATCGAAGCGCAGCATCGTTTGCTGACTGAAGTCGCGAGCCTCGTCGATAAGGGCGAGATCGTCTCGACGGTGTCGGAGAATTTCGGAACGATCAACGCGGCCAATTTGAAGAAGGCGCACGCGCTGATCGAAAGCGGGACCGCGAAGGGGAAGGTCGTCCTGGCGGGATTCTGATTTTCGATCGTCATGGCCCGGCTTGCCCGGACCATCCACGACTTACTTTTGAGTATTCAGCCAAGACGTGGATGGCCCGCATGAAGCGGGCCATGACGTCGTTGGGTCACATCACCACGACGCGCGTGCCGACCTTCACGCGATCGTAGAGATCCGTGACGTCTTCGTTGCGCATGCGGATACAGCCGGACGAGACGTTGGTGCCGATCGTCCACGGCTCGTTCGAGCCGTGAATGCGGTAGAGCGACGTGCCGAGATAGAGCGCGCGTGCGCCGAGCGGATTCTCCGGACCGCCGGCCATGAAGGTCGGCAGATCGGGGCGGCGCTGAAGCATTTCCTTGGGCGGACGCCAATCCGGCCACTCCCGCTTATTCGTGATCGTCTTCGTGCCCGACCACGTAAAGCCTTCGCGGCCGACACCGATGCCGTAGCGGCGCGCGCGTCCGTCGCCTTCGACGAGGTAGAGGAATTTGCTGGCCGTATCGACGACGATCGTCCCGGCGCCTTCTTTGCCGTGATACTCGACACTCTGCGGCAGATATTTCGGGTCCATCGGCCGGCGATCCGGCACAGTGATGTGGCTCGGCTCGCCGCGCGCAAGTTGCTGGTAGCGTTGGCCGGAGACACGCGGCGCGTTGTCGTCGCCGAACATTGCTTCGAAGAGACCGCCGCCCATGTTGCCGCGCTGGTGCGGGCCTTGCTGCACGGCGTAAGCCGGCGCGCGGACCGCGCGTCGCGGAGCAAACTGATCCGCATACTCGTAGGCCGGGACGACTTCGAACCGTTGGGCGTGAGCGGGGATAGCCGCAAGGAGAACCGCTGCGGCGGCGGAAACCGGCAGAATGATGCGCATCGACGTACTCTCGAACATGATCGTCGGAACAGAACGCGAGCCGCAACCGAAAGGTCCGCCCGTTGCAAGCGATTAAGCGCTGCAAAGGCCACCGAATCGTTAACCCGGCGTTTGGGTTACCGGTTAGCGTTAGCGGGAGGTTAACGCGGGCGCGGGACGAGCACGAAGGCGACAAGCGCCAGCGCGACGGCAATGCCCGATAGCGCCACGGCCGTGAGATCGGAGGATCGCTCGGCAACAAAGGCGATGATGAGCGGCGAAGCTGATTGGATCGCGAGCGCCGGTCCCGCAATGCGGCCGATGGTCAGCCCGTATCCTTGCGCGCCGAACAGCGCGAGCGGGACCGTGCCGCGGCATAGTGTGATCAAGCCGTTCGAGATGCCAAAGAGCAGCATGAAGGCGATCGCGACCGGCGTCGTCAGCCCGAAGATCGCGAGCAGCGCAAAGCCGATCAGCAAGCTTGCTACCGCGAACCGCGCGACAGTCAGCGGATGCACATCGCGCGCGAACGTGAACTCGCCGAGCCGCGCCAACGTCTGGCAAGGACCGAAAATCATTCCAAGCAACACCGCGGTCTGCGGATCGATGCCGGCGCGGCCGAACATCGAGAGCAGATGCGCGAGCAGGCCCGACGGCACGAAAGCGTAGACCGCGAAAGCCAGCACGACGAGCGCGAAGGCGGTGCCGCGCGGTTGCAGCAGAGCGGGGACGGGCGCGCCGTCTGGCGTCGGCGACGGAGTGACGGAAGCGCGCGTTCGCGGCATCAGAGCGTGAAGCGGCGCGGCAACGAACAGCAGCAGCGCAGCGTAGATCAGATACGTGTTGTGCCAGCCGACGCCGTCGATCAGCGCGCGCGTCGTCGGCCAGCTCACGGTCGATGCAAGCCCGCCCGCGAGCGTCAGCATCGTGATCGGCCGTCGCGCCGCCGCCCCGAAGATACGGCCGAGCGTCGCGAATGCGGGATCATAGAGGGACGCCGACATCGCGGCTCCGAGGACGACCCACACGGCGAGATAAGCTATCTGCGATTCGACATGCGGCAACGCCAGCAGACCGGCGGCGCCGAGCAGCGAACCGAACGGCATCACGCGATGTCCACCGTAGCGATCGATGAAGCTGCCGATGAAGCGCGCAAAAATGCCGGCCGTCAGGATGCCGAGCGAATAGCCGCCCATCGTGAAGGCCTTCGACCAACCGCGCTCGGCGGCGATCAACGGCACCATCAGCACCGGCGTGTAGTAGATCGCGCCCCACGCGAGGACCTGCGTGACGCCGAGAAAAACCACGGCGCGCCACGGACCGGCGAAGAAATCGGATGTGCGGGATGCGAACGACATGAAGTACGCGCATTAAACTACGCGCGTGCCGTTACGTCAGCAGATTGTTGAAGCGCCGCGCTTTTTAGCGCGGCGTCGAGGTCGGCGCTGCAGAGGCCTGCGGCGTGCGGCGGCCCGCCGTGCGCGGTGCCGTCGCGCCGCAGCGGACGTAGATCGCGATGCCGTAGCGGCCGGCAACTTCCGCATCGACCCACTTGAGCGACATCGTCGAGCCGTCGAACGTGACGAATTCGCGGTCGAGATTTTCACCGGATGCGCCATCCGGGCCGAGGAAGCGTCCGCCGCCCGGTCCACCCTTGGTGCGCAGCTCCTGCGGCGCGCTCTGGTCGGGCAGATGCATCATCACGCCGCCGTTCGGGCCGCGATTGATGACGTAAGGATTGCCGCATTGGCTGCGCGCCTGGGCCATCGTGCGGCCGCGGTCCGGTTCGTTGTGATAGGAGGCAAAGCCCCAGCGGCCGACGAGGTCTTCGTTGGCGATACCGGGTGCCGGAGGCGCATTCGCGGGCGCAGCCGCCTGAGGGGCAGGCGCAGGTGAGCCCCCACCGAAGAAGCTCGACGGTGAAGACTGACATCCGGCCAGCGTCAAAGCGGCCAACCCAACGATAGCAATACGCAACATTCGCTCCCTCCGAGCTTCAAACATTGCCATAGATCAGAGAATTTCGACACCATTTGGTTAATGCACCGTACCGGCACGAAAATCTTTGCGTGAAATCGGCAACAACCGTATGCCGCAACCGCTGCCGACGGCTTTGCAGCGCCGCGAGATACCGTCGCGATTTCTTGACACTGTCATGTCCCTGGCCTATCTCCCGTGCAGCTTTGGCACTCCACGGGAATGAGTGCTAAGTCCAGTCCGCATCACAAAATCCCCCTGGGCGCGGTTTTCGCGTTCACCCCCACGAGGAAGACGAATGGCCAAGACCAAATTCCGTCCGCTGCACGACCGCGTCGTCGTCAAGCGCATCGACGCCGAAGCCAAGAGCGCCGGCGGCATCATCATCCCGGACACTGCCAAGGAAAAGCCGTCGCAAGGCGAAATCACCGCCGTCGGCCCGGGTGGCCGCGACGAAGCCGGCAAGCTCATCCCGATCGACCTCAAGGTCGGCGACAAGGTCCTGTTCGGCAAGTGGTCGGGCACGGAAGTGAAGCTCGATGGTGTCGACCTCCTCATCATGAAGGAGTCGGACATCATGGGCGTGATCGCTTAACGCGCATAAGGACACAGAGCACATGGCTGCTAAAGACGTACGTTTCTCGACCGATGCGCGCGACAAAATGCTGCGCGGCGTCGA contains:
- the sucC gene encoding ADP-forming succinate--CoA ligase subunit beta gives rise to the protein MNIHEYQAKQVLREFGVPVARGIPAFTVAEAIKAAKELPGPVYVVKAQIHAGGRGKAGGVKVVKSIEDVEKEAQRMLGLTLVTKQTGPAGKEVRRLYVEDGSSIEKEFYLSALVDRETSKIAFVASTEGGMDIEQVAHDTPEKIVQIVVDPATGIMPHHGRALAQTLGLTGDLAKQAGKLIEQLYTAFVAKDMAMLEINPLVITKDQKLLCLDAKIGFDSNALYRHPDIVELRDLTEEDEKEIEASKFDLNYITLDGTIGCMVNGAGLAMATMDIIKLYGEAPANFLDVGGSATKERVAAAFKIITADKAVKGILVNIFGGIMKCDVIAEGVVAAVKDVGLKVPLVVRLEGTNVDKGKEIINNSGLDVISADDLDDAAKKIVDAVKKLKAA
- the mdh gene encoding malate dehydrogenase; this encodes MPRKKIALIGSGQIGGTLAHLVGLKELGDVVMFDIAEGIPQGKSLDIAESSPVSGFDAKLSGTNGYEEIKDADVCIVTAGVPRKPGMSRDDLIGINLKVMDQVGAGIKKYAPNAFVICITNPLDAMVWALQKSSGLPRNMVVGMAGVLDSARFRYFLADEFNVSVEDVTAFVLGGHGDDMVPLVRYSTVAGIPLPDLVKMGWTTQAKLDAIVDRTRKGGGEIVNLLKTGSAFYAPAASAIQMAESYLKDKKRVLPCAAYLSGEYGVKDLYVGVPCVIGEKGVERVVEISLAKPEQEMFKKSVDSVQGLVEACKKVSPDLAK
- the zapE gene encoding cell division protein ZapE, yielding MAPSKEPPPQSPEGRAHAFPDRVLTPSGKPPPQSMRGRYEALIASGEIERDPAQEQLVAKYSALEQRLTEHRMARKSSALGWLFGRRENTQQLIKGLYIFGDVGRGKTMLMDLFFAASPIQRKRRAHFHEFMLDVHDRVHTWRQQRKRGEVKGDDPIEPLATALADEAWLLCFDEFHVTDIADAMILARLFKRLFELGVVVVATSNVDPDDLYRDGLNRALFLPFIDLLKLHCEIVRLTSRTDFRLEKLAGAPVYYVPGDKTNDGKLDDAWRRLTGGEKGEPRTLKVHGRDVVVPLTAIGVARFTFDDLCRKPHGAADFLKIAHEFHTLIISGIPVMRYENRNEAKRFITLIDTLYDTSTKLVASADAEPEGLYLATEGVEQMEFRRTISRLTEMRSDEYLALPHGKREGQKDVGSGVIDT
- a CDS encoding winged helix-turn-helix transcriptional regulator gives rise to the protein MPRIKHSNFDCSPGCPVEGALSLIDGKWKGVILYHLLEGTLRFNEIRRKLPNVTQRMLTLQLRELEADGLVLRKVFAQVPPRVEYSLTERGRSLAPVIAALKAWGDANLPRSAEAA
- a CDS encoding zinc-binding alcohol dehydrogenase family protein, which produces MRAVAYQKSLPITDANSLLDIDLPKPEPKGRDLLVEVRAISVNPVDTKVRMRAQPPAGEYKVLGWDAAGVVVAAGPDAKLFKAGDEVWYAGDISRQGTNAEFHLVDERIVGPKPKSLDFATAAALPLTSITAYEMLFDRLDVRRKVPGGANAILIIGGAGGVGSIAIQLARKLTDLTIIASASRPETQDWVKKLGAHHVVDHRKPIAEQVKSLGIGEPSFVFSTTNSEQHIKEAAALIVPQGRYGLIDDPKQLDVSVLKGKSLSLHWEAMFARALFKTADIEAQHRLLTEVASLVDKGEIVSTVSENFGTINAANLKKAHALIESGTAKGKVVLAGF
- a CDS encoding L,D-transpeptidase, with amino-acid sequence MRIILPVSAAAAVLLAAIPAHAQRFEVVPAYEYADQFAPRRAVRAPAYAVQQGPHQRGNMGGGLFEAMFGDDNAPRVSGQRYQQLARGEPSHITVPDRRPMDPKYLPQSVEYHGKEGAGTIVVDTASKFLYLVEGDGRARRYGIGVGREGFTWSGTKTITNKREWPDWRPPKEMLQRRPDLPTFMAGGPENPLGARALYLGTSLYRIHGSNEPWTIGTNVSSGCIRMRNEDVTDLYDRVKVGTRVVVM
- a CDS encoding MFS transporter; protein product: MSFASRTSDFFAGPWRAVVFLGVTQVLAWGAIYYTPVLMVPLIAAERGWSKAFTMGGYSLGILTAGIFARFIGSFIDRYGGHRVMPFGSLLGAAGLLALPHVESQIAYLAVWVVLGAAMSASLYDPAFATLGRIFGAAARRPITMLTLAGGLASTVSWPTTRALIDGVGWHNTYLIYAALLLFVAAPLHALMPRTRASVTPSPTPDGAPVPALLQPRGTAFALVVLAFAVYAFVPSGLLAHLLSMFGRAGIDPQTAVLLGMIFGPCQTLARLGEFTFARDVHPLTVARFAVASLLIGFALLAIFGLTTPVAIAFMLLFGISNGLITLCRGTVPLALFGAQGYGLTIGRIAGPALAIQSASPLIIAFVAERSSDLTAVALSGIAVALALVAFVLVPRPR
- a CDS encoding co-chaperone GroES produces the protein MAKTKFRPLHDRVVVKRIDAEAKSAGGIIIPDTAKEKPSQGEITAVGPGGRDEAGKLIPIDLKVGDKVLFGKWSGTEVKLDGVDLLIMKESDIMGVIA